The DNA window ACTCGTGATGACATCCTCCGCGGCCAGCGGAATCACCTCCCGCGACAGCAGGCGAAGTTCGCCGTCGCGTTCCCACGGATCGGACTCGATCGCCGATGTGCCGCACAACAGGTAGGCGACGCCTTCATGGCCGCTAGCCGGTAAGACGGCCTTGCGAAGCTCGTGAAGGTGCCGCTCCTGGAGGGTGAGGGTGTGGCGGATCACTTCGTGTCCCTCAGGGCCGCGGAAATCCGCCGGATCATCGTGTGGATGCCGTCAACGCCGGCTCGCCAGTCGCTGTTGTGCCGGCTCCACTGCTGCCACTGCCGGCCGCCGAAATTGACCAAGACATCCGCCTTCTCCGGCCAGCCGGACGCGCCCTGCAGCTTGATCCAGGGAAAGCAGTAGAACATGTCCGGGCAGGCATCCGGATAGCCTGCAGGCAGGATCATCAGCACGTCCGTCGTGGCGTGATCGAAACGGCCGCCGGTGTTAAAGCCCTTGAATACGACTCCTTTCCTCTCGCCGTCGGTCACGGCTTCGACGACCATGTCGTGGTCGTCAAGAAAGCGCTGGTCCGACTCCGGCAGCACAAGGCACCGCTCACCGGCATTCGTGTCTTCCTTGCCGGTGTAGAAGCGTTCAACGCCCTTGGGCTCCAGCGGCACGGTCTGACCATCCGACAGGAGCAAGTCTTCCTGGGCGCGGCGTTCCTGCCACACGCGGTAGCCGGCCGGAATACCCGCGAGCCACCGAAGCTGCGTCTCCGTGATGCTGGCGCTTCCCCAGGGCTGGCGCCGGCCGTCCAACTCGAAGTTGAACGACCGATCGCTGCGGAAGGTAATAAAGATCTTGTGATCCAGCTCACGCAGATTGACCGTTTCCTCCAAGTCGATGTCTTCGAGCTGCCGGTCGGGGCCAAGGCAGAAAACGAGGTGCTCTTCGACCGGCTGCTTGCCGGCGAGGGTGAGGATTTGCCGCCCGGTCAAGACCGGATCGGCCGATTCGAAAGGTACTTTGTCGATTTCCAGCTTCTGCATGACTGTCCTTCCCGCGGACCGGCAAGGTTGCCGCGAAAAACGATGCCCAAGATGAACCGGCTGCGGAACTCCCGCTGCCTGCCGTGCCCGAAAGCCCGGATGCGTTACGGAGATCATTCGCTAAGTTCATCAAGCAGTCAAGTGGCAGTGCTTGAAAAATTTAGCAGCCGGCATAGTGTTGGGGTTGAAGAAGATGGACCGGGACGCGGTCCGCACTTTTACTGAATTGGATGCCATGCCTGATGAGAAGGACTGCAACGCGGCCGACGGATCAAAAGGTCAACCACTGGGTGACTACCTCGCCAACGTCCGCACGGCCAAGCAGATGTCGCTGCGGGATGTGGAGGAAGCCGCAGCCGGCGTCGTTTCCAACGCGTATCTAAGCCAGCTTGAGCATGGCCGTATCAGTAAGCCCTCTCCCAATATCCTGCATTGCCTTGCCCGCGTGTACGGCGTCGCCTACGAGACGCTGATGCAGAAGGCGGGCTATATCGCCGCCGCGGTAAACAACGAGACGGGCTCCAAGCGCCACGGGCGCGTAGCAACATTTGCCAAGCAGAACCTCACGAACGAGGAAGAAGAATCGCTGCTGGAATATCTCGCATTCCTCCGTTCGAAAAAGGGGAGGAAGTCGTGACGCTCGATAGCCTTGACGATGACCAGTTGCGCCAGGTTCGCGATCACGCCCGCAAGGCGCTCGAAAAAGCTGGCGCGAAGGGATGCTTTCCGACGCCGGTCGACCAAGTGATCGCCGCGGCGAAGCACCTCGTGAACGCCCACGAGGAGATCGATGAAGGGTTCCTCGCCAAGGCCCGTAAGAAAGTTGGAGGCGCGCTCAAGCGTGCGCTATCCAAGGTGATGGGCGTCCTCGACGTCACCGCCCGCACAATGCATCTCGACAAGCTGGTGCCGATCCACAAGCTGCCGTTTCTCAAGCTCCACGAGTTGGGACACGGCGTGCTTCCATGGCAGCGCGAGATGTTCAAACTCACCGAAGATTGTGAGTTGACCATCGCGCCTGAGGTCAGCGAACTGTTCGAGCGTGAGTCGAACGCCTTTGCGTCCGAGGTGCTCTTCCAGCTCGACAGCTTTACAGATGAAGCAGCTAGCGACGACGTTCTGGGGCTGAAAACGCCCCTGCGCCTATCGAAGCGTTATGGCGCGTCCGTCTATTCGAGCATCCGTCGGTACGTCAGCACGAACGCACGTTCCTGCGCCGTCATCGTTCTGGAGCCGCCTGTCGCCTGTTCTGGCGATGGCTTCGTCGCCAAGCTTCGCCGCGTTGTCGTGTCAAATCAGTTCCACTTCACCTTTGGCGATATCCGGCTCGCCGAAGAGTTCACGCCCGATGATGAGATCGGCCGCATAGTGCCGGTTGGCGGTAGACGGATGTCGCGTCCCCGCCCCCTCGTGCTTACCGACCGCAACGGGTCGAAGCACGAGTGCGTTGCTGAGGCATTCGCCCACAAATACAACGTGTTCATCCTCGTTTGCCCAAAGGCGACGCTTACGAAAAAGATCGTCCTTATCGCAAGCTAGTTCAGCAACCAGGCGGCACGGTGACACTCATGCCATCGGTCGCAGTGATTGGGTACTCCCCATACTTCTCCGCTTGATGTAATAGCGAATCGCCAATAACAAGACCTGCCGTGCGTGCGGCTGCGGTCTTCGACTCGGGCGATGCCGATTCAACCCTTGCTCCCTTCGCGTGCGGAAGCTTACCGGCCGCGGATGGTTTAGGAGGCAAGTGAAGATCACGATGATGGAGCCAGCGGGAATTGAACCCTAGCCGTTCGTAACGTAAAGGAGGAACGCTGCCTATCGTCGCCGCACGATCTTGTGCCCCGCGTGATCCAGGCAATCCCCATCTGGCACCGTCACCTCAAACCCCTCACGCCGATACCAGCCGAGCAGATCCCGGTTCTCCTCAATGTCCTTCTGCGTCACGCTCCCGAAGATTTCGCGGACACCTTCCGCATCGGCACGCCGGAGGAACCGCCTCAGGACCTCCGTCCCGATCTTGTTGCCCCTCAAGGTCCCGACCTGCTTCAACAGCGCCTTCGGCACCTCCACATCCGGGCGGACTTGCATGTCTTCGAGCCTCAGCCGGTCGCCCTCCCGCGTGCCCAACGCCCGGCACACCCACATGCCATCGAGCGTCGCTTCTAGATTGAAGTCGTCCTCTTCCACATCAAAGTCGAAAGCCAGTTCGTTTATGATCGTCACGGCGGAAGTTTCCCCTTTTCGTTCCCCTTTTCAAATGGGGAACGGTTGCGCGAGGTCCACAAAATCCACGGTGAAAACGGGCGGAAACTGCGGAGGAATTAGCGGAAAAGCCGCTTTTGGGGCGGTGATAGGCGGGAATTCATGTTCGGAGCTGTGGCTCTACGCGGCCCGATTTCAAGACCGGCGCAATCGACCACTCTGCCACTCCTCCGGGGAGTGCTTTGGAAGACTAGCCGCCTCGGGCGGGATCGTCAAAACTGCCTGCCGTCTTGTGCGGCAGGGCTGAGGGCAATCGCATCTCCTTTTGTCGATGGTTGTGTTTTGTACGGGTTGCGCTTTCTAACTTCTCTCGCTATCACTCCTTCACCGGTCGCGAAGCTTCGCTGGTAACAACTTTCATCTCCTGAAACGGAGCTTCGCCATGGATGGCCCTGCGACCAGTGGTACCCTGCGCGCGTTTTCCAACCTCCCCGATCCTCGCGGCTGCAACGTGATTCACAAACTCCACGACATCCTCGTCATCTCCGTCTGCGCCGTCATCTGCGGTGCCGACGGCTGGGTCGACGTTGAACTCTATGGCAAGAGCAAGCTCTCCTGGCTGCGAACCTTCCTGGATCTTCCCCACGGCATCCCGTCTCACGACACCTTCGGTCGCGTCTTCGCCAAGCTCCATCCCGACGCCTTCGAGCAGTGTTTCAACGCCTGGGTCGGCGCGATCGCACAGTCCGCCGGCGGACGACTGATCGCGATCGACGGCAAGGCCATCCGCCGGTCCTTCGAACACGCCTGGGCCAGGAACAACATGACCCACATGGTCAGCGCGTTCGTCGACGCCCACCGGATGGTCTTCGGCCAGGTCGCCGTGGATGACAAGAGCAATGAGATCGAGGCGATCCCGCGGCTTTTGGGCCTGTTAGACATTCAGGACGCGACGGTGACGATCGATGCCGCCGGCTGCCAGACGCAGATCGCCAGACAGATCGTCGATGCCGGCGGCAACTACGTGCTGTCGGTGAAGGAGAACCAGCCGAGGACCAGGCTTCGCCTCGTCCGACGCTGCACGCGAAGGTCAGGAAGCTGCTGGACGAAGCGATCCTGAGCGGCATGAAGGACGTGAGCCACGGCGTCCACGAGGAGTTCGACGCCGACCACGGCCGGCTGGACACCCGCAAAGTGTGGGTGATGGACGAAGTGCACTGGCTCGGCGACCTATGTCAGCAGTGGCCGGGACTGGCCGGCGTGATCGCGGTCGAACGCAAGCGGGAGGTGCTTGCCGGCAAGAGCAGCGTCGAGCGGCATTACTTCATCAGCAGCGTCGCAGGGACCGACGCCAGGGCGATGGCGGCGGCGATCCGCGGCCACTGGGCCATCGAGAACAAGCTGCACTGGCAACTGGACGTGAGCTTCCGCGAGGACGAGCGGCGGATCCGCAAAGGCTATGGTGCGGAGAACTACTCCCGGTTGTGCCGGCTGACGCTCAATCTTCTCAAGCGGGACAGGAGCATCAAAAACGGGATCCACGGGAAACGGTTAAAGGCAGGTTGGGACGAGCACTACCTGCTCCGTCTGCTAACGACCTGAACATGCAATCGCCCTGCGGCAGGGCTGCGGCGGCCAAGGGCTCGGCGGCCCCGGTACCACTACGCTTTCACGCGTTTGACCATCACCTCGCGGGTCCTCGGGCCGTCGAACTCGCAGAGGTAGATGCCCTGCCACTGCCCCAGCAGCATCCGCCCCGCCTCGATCAGGACCGTCACGCTGTTGCCGACCATCGCCGTTTTCAGATGGCTGTCGCTGTTGCCTTCGGAGTGGCGGTAGTACGACTCCTTCTTTGGCACCAGCTCGTCCAGCTTTCTCAGCAGATCGTGCTGCACATCGGGGTCGGCGTTTTCTTGGATGGTGACGCCCGCCGTCGTGTGGGGGACGTAGACGATCACGTAGCCGCTCTCGATGTCGTCGCACAGCCTTGCGACCTCGTCGGTGATCTCGACCATCTGCGATCGTCGCTGCGTGCGGACTGAAATCGTCGTCACTGCGGGCATGGGCTGGGCTCCTTCGCGTTCAGGATAGGCGATCGCGTCGCGATGCGCCTCATGCTTCGCCGCGGTCGTTCATCCCGGCGATCGCGCGGTTCAACGCCGCCCGCAGGGGTTGGGTCAGGTGAACGTTGCTCGCCGGGCGCAGGTTGAGTTTCACGCCGCGCTCCCGGCGGAAGAATCGTCCGTCGCGGACGAACAGTCGACCGACGACGATCCACGTGCCGGGGAACACTTTCGACAGCAGGACTGCCGTCGCGAGCGCTGCCGGCAGTTCCCCCGAGCCGACGCGGGCGATCGCCAGGTATTCGCCGTCGGGGACGACGTGAATCGCCAGCTGCAGGCCGAAGTGCACTTCGGCCGCCGTCGCCACTTGGGCCACGCGGGTTGCGGCATCGCGCGGCCAGGCCTGTTCGCCGGCGGCAAGCTGATGCCGCAGGGCCCGGCCGGTCTGCGGCTTGATCAGCGCCTGGATGACGGCCAGTTCCCGCTCCGGCGAGATGCGCGGAATCGCGAGCAGAATCTCAGCCGCCGGCGGGTTACGGCGGCGGCCTTTCAGCGACGGGATGGGGCTCATCGGGCTTCGCAAGAGCCGATGGTAGGCCGCCGATCAGGCCCAAACGACAGAGCCGCCCCGGGGCGGTCGCCCGGAGCGGCTTGTTCGTTTCTTTCGGCACGTCATCACGGGCATTTGCCCGCCTGACATTGTTCTATCGGCTTACGGGATCACGATCTTCTGGCCGACCTTCACCGCATCGGGATTCATGTTCGGGTTGGCGGCGGCGATCTTCTTCCACTTGTTGCCGTCGCCGTACTGTGCACGTGCGATGGACGTCAGCGTGTCGCCCTTCTGAACGGTGTACGTCTTCCCGGCCGCCGCGACGGCGACAGGTTCGACGGCAACGGGCTCGGCCGGAGCGACATACGCCGGCTTGGCGGCAACGCGCGTGCTGTTGGACGCCGGTGCCGGCTTGTACGCCGGGCTCTTGTAGGTCGGGCCGGCGTAGGGTGCGGGCTCGGCCGCCGGCACGGGCTGGTTGCTGACCTGGGCCTGCTGCGGGCCGACGTCCAGCACCGAGCCTTCGGCCTTGGGCTTCTCGGTCGTGCAGCCGACGTTGATCATCGTCAGGATCAGGAACAGCGGGATACCGGGCAGTGCGAACTTCACGAGCAGGCTCCTTCCGTGCGATCGTCCCCTGCGGGGCGATGTGAACACCACCGCTCGTCGGCCCTCCTTGGCCTTGGGCGATACGGGGCACAGAGGTGTTATCGGACGCTTGGCCGACGAATCTTCAGCCTTCTCCGGTCGCAGCGCCACTTTCGATACCGGGGCAGGCGTCAGTGCCGGCCAGAGCGGGTTCTTCGTCGGGGCGGGTGCCTTGTGCTTCGGAACCTCGAACTTCATGTTGATCGGCAACGACATCGAAAGTCCTCCTCGTCCGGAAAAAACCGACGCCCCAACATCATCCGGGACGTCTGTTCTGGAGATCGGCGGGATCGATACGCTGCTGAGCAATTTCGACGGCAGATCTATGCGTGTATTGCGTAGAACCGCGTCAGCACTGACGGGCATAACACCTGTAACGGAAGGGCAAAGTCCGCCGCGACAGCCGATGTCGTCGATCTGGCGGTATAAGATGCCTCGCGCCGGCCGACGGCGCGTGCATGAGCCCCTACCTGTCACTCACCCTTCTGATGCTGGCCGCCGGCGGCTTGCTGCTCCTTGCGGTCGTCCATCTGATGGCCCGCGCCCTGACGCGGCCGCCGAGAATGACCGACGGAAAGGCGATGCACATCCTGCTCCGGCTCACGCCGAAAGACGTCGGCCTGCGCTTCGAGCCCACGACCTTCGAGGTGCGCGACGTCATCGCCGACGGCAAGCTGAAACTTGCGGCCTGGTGGATGGCGGCGGATGAGGCTTCGCAGAAGACGGTCGTCGTCGTTCACGGCTACGCCGACGCCAAGGTCGGCGCGCTCGCCTGGGCACCGGTCTGGCACGAGCTGGGGTTCAACATCCTCGCCGTCGATTTGCGAGCCCATGGCGACAGCGAAGGCGTCCTCTGCACCGGCGGGTTCGCCGAGCGGCACGACCTGGAGCAGGTCGTCCATCAGCTCGTCGCCGGCAAGCCGCAGGAAACGCGAACGCTGATGCTCTTTGGGGTAAGTCTTGGAGCGGCGGCGGTTGCCGGGACGGCCGCGCTGCTGGCGCCGATCGACGGCCCGGCCGCTGCTCCCCCGCTGCTCGCCGGCGTGGTGCTCGAAAGCCCGTTCGCGGACTTCCGCTCGGCCAGCATGGCGCACTTCGACCTGCTGGGTCTGCCCGGGGGACGAATCGCCTGGCTGGCGCTTCGCCACGCCGAACGGCTGACGTCTGCACGATTCGACGACGTTCGGCCGGTCGATCTGATCGGCCGCATCGGCTGTCCCCTGCTCGTGCTGGCGGCGAGCAACGATGCGTATCTGGACGCCGAGGAATCGGCGGACATCGAACGCGCCGTCGCCGCCCGCCCGGCAACGGCCGGGCCGTCCGTCTATCGCCGATTCGAAGGCGTGGAACACCTGATGGCGGTGATTGCTGAGCCTAACGATTATCGCGAAACGCTGAGGAGCTTTGTGGACCGGGCAGATCGGTAACCCTGGCGAAGTTCGGGTGGCATGGGCAAGCGTACTCGCTTGCCCGTGGTGAACGCCATCCGACGTTCGCCACGGGCAACGGGGTACCGTTGCCCATGCCACCCGACATCGGCCCGCCGGCCAGATCTCGCATCGCACCCATTGAGGTGACAACGCCCAACAGAAAAGCCGCACACTTTAAGATGTGCGGCTTCAGGTTTACTGGTGCCACTGAGCTGAAGGTCACGCCTTCACGTTCGGATCGCGGATGTTCACCCACGTGTGGACGTGCGGCGCGCCGCGGAAGTACCAGACCATGTTCGGCCCTTCGACCTGCCAGACGTCCCAGATGCCGTCGTTGCCGAGGTCGCCGGCCTTGAAGAACGCCATGTGCAGGTTCTCCATCCCGCCGGCTTCGACGAGTTTCATCGCCTCGTCGGCGTCGGCCTTGCGGAACGGGGCAAGCAGATCGTCGAGCACCTTCTTCACCAGGCCCTGCTGGTCCTTCGAGAGCTCGCTCATCGGGATGCCCGGCAGGCCCTGCTTCTTGCCGGTCAGCTTGACGGTGTTCGTGTGGTCTTCCTTGCGAGGCGTGTCGAGCAGCGCGATCTTCTGCTGCTTGCCGTCGAGCGCCTTGTACACCTCGTTCGCCCGCAGCGCCTGATACCAGTAGGCGTTCTTCGGGTGATCGGGCTTTTCGTTGAAGCCCTGCGCGGCGTGGCCGTAGAAAATCGGCCCGCCGAACGCCGCCCCTTCCACCGAGTTGCCGTCGCACCGGCGGGTACAGTGCCGCCCGGTCAGGACGAACTCGAACTTGTTCTTCGCGGCGTCGCTCGCCGACGCATTGGGCTCGCCGAACATCGCCATCGCGCACTCGGCCGAGAAGCTGCCCTCGCCGCTGCCGTCGTGCTCGACCTGGTCGAACACCTTCTGCGCATACTCCGGGCTGTGCAGGCCCATGAAGATCTGTTTGACCAGGTCACACTGGTCGGGCGTGAGCGCCTCTTTCATCGTCTGCTTGACGATCGTCCAGTTGTTGTCCACCTTCAGCCGCAGCGGGTGATCGAACGGGAAGCAGAGGATCTTCTTCTGCTCCTCCTTCAGCGAGCCATAGAGCTGGGCGACCAGCGTCTCGCTGCTGGCGACTTTCACGCCGCCGCCGGTCGTCGATGCGACGGCATCGGCTGCGGAGGCGGTCCGCCCCACCACCAGATCGAACAGCCCAGCCGAAGCGGCCGCACCGAACATCGCGGCACCGGTCGCCTTCTTGATCAGGTCGCGGCGGGTGGTCAGAGACGAGAAAGCCTTGTCGGCAGAGGTAACGCGGTCGGTCCGATCCATGGGGGGGTCCTTTCGTGAAGAAGTGTGGGGCGTATTGTGACGTTTGGGGGGTGCGAAAGACAACAGGAATCTGATTCACCAGGCTCGGCAAGCGGATCACCGACGTCCCAATAGCGCCCAACCTCTGGCCTGTCCTCGTGTCTAAGCAATAGTGCCCGCTTCCGGGCTGTTGCGGCGGAAGTGGAATCACCGGAGGCGATCATGCAAAAACGAACCAACGTTGTTCTGGCTTTCGGGCTGCTGGCGGCACTGGTCGCCGGCACGGGTTGCTCATCAGGTGCCGGCAACGGCGCGGTCATTGGCGGCGCCAGCGGCGCCGGCCTGGGCGCGATCATCGGCAACAATTCGCACGGGCGAACGCTCGAAGGCGCCCTCATCGGCGGCGCGATCGGCACCCTCGCCGGCGCGGCGATCGGCGACAGCTACGACCGCGACCAGCGCCAGTCCCGCCACGACGACCGGTACTACGACGACAGCCGTCGCGGCGGCGGCGTCCGCTACGAGCGGTACGAAACCCGCCGCTACGAACCCTGCCCGTCCGACTACTACGAGTACCGTGATTACCGCGGCTATCGCGGCGGGTATACGGAGTATCGGGAGTATCGACGGTACTGACGGCTGTGAGCTGTTGGAACTTCGCGTCGATATCACCATGAGCCCTTGGTACGATCAGGGCGTATGCCTCGCGACCGGTGGCGTAAATTCTTTCGACTGGGGTTTCACCCAACTGACGGGTATCCGTTTCTAGACCCGGATCTTCGCCTTACGCTCGAAAAGAAGTGCCGATCTCGCTTTGATGATAAGCAGCATTTGGGGCGGGCTCTGGCATTCGCAGGGGTGATCGTGGGGAATATCTTACTCGGCGTCTTCCTTCTTCGTCCGCTGGAGAGGCAGGCGTCACTGTCATTTCCAGTATCCGTTTTGCGAGGCATGTTCCTTACAGGCAGCATGATCTGGGTAACGTCCCGCTTCTTCGGAAGTCGACTGAGCGATTACATGAAAGAAGAGATCCGGAACCACGGTTGTTGCACGACTTGCGGATACAACTTATCGGCAACGCCGGACCGATGCCCCGAGTGCGGGACATCGCGATTTGACGTTTAAGTTTTGGGGTCCTTGTCTCACGCGTAAGGTCTCGCTGTCGGAAAACCAATTGCATCACCACGCCCCATGCCCGAAGATCGCGCTAACCTATGACCCTCCCCGCCCGCATCGCCGATTCTTCCGCCGTTGTCGCCGTGATGGGCTTGGGGTACGTGGGATTGCCGCTGCTGGCGGCGTTTCATCGGGCGGGATTGCCGGTGCTGGGGTTTGATATTGATCCGGCGAAGATCGACGCGCTACGCCGGGGGGAGAACTATCTGACCCATTTGGGTAAGGCGCTGGTGAGCGACATGGTCGCCGCCGGGCGGTGTGAGTTCACTGCCGACCCGGCCCGATTGTCGGCCGCCGATGCGGTCATCGTCTGTGTGCCGACGCCGCTGGGGAAGCACCTTGAACCCGACCTGACCTACATCACCCGCAGCACTGATGCGATCGCCGAGCACCTTCGGCCGGGGCAGCTGATCGTGCTGGAAAGCTCCACCTACCCGCGGACCACGCGCGACGTGATGCTGCCGCGGCTCGAGCGCGGCGGGCGCGTCTGTGGGAAAGATTTCTACCTCGCCTACTCGCCGGAGCGCGAAGACCCCGGCCGCAAGGACCACTCGACACAGACCATTCCCAAGCTCGTCGGTGGGATCGACGCCGTCAGCGGCGAACTGGCAGCGGCGCTGTACCGCAAGGCGATCGCGCAGGTGATCCCGGTGAAATCGGCGGAGGTCGCCGAGGCGGCGAAGATCCTGGAGAACGTCTACCGCGCCGTGAACATCGCGCTGGTGAACGAGATGAAAGTCGTGCTGACGGCGATGGGTATCGACGTCTGGGAGGTCATCGCCGCCGCGAGCACCAAGCCGTTCGGCTTCCAGGCGTTCTATCCGGGGCCGGGGCTGGGCGGGCACTGCATTCCGATCGACCCTTACTACCTAACGTGGAAAGCCCGTGAAGTGGGCATGCCGACGCGCTTCATTGAACTGGCCGGCGAAGTGAACCGGGGCATGCCGGATTACGTCGTCCGGCGGACGATCGAGGCCCTGAACACCCGAAGTAAGGCCGTCCGCGGCAGCCGAATCCTGGTGCTGGGGCTCGCGTACAAGCCCGACATCGACGACGTTCGCGAGAGCCCGAGTTTTGAACTGATCGAGAAACTGGAAGACCTGGGAGCCGAGGTCGATTACAGCGACCCCCACGTGCCGGCGACGCACAAGATGCGTAAGTACGACCTGAAGATGGCAAGCGTTCCGCTGTCGGAAGCGACACTCGCATCGTACGACTGCGTGATCGTCTCCACCCACCACTCGGCGTTCAACTGGCAGACGATCGCCGATCATTCGAAACTGATCGTCGATACGCGGAACGCGCTGTCGAAGGTCAGGGGGCCGCGCGAACATATTGTGTCGGCGTGAGATGGATCGTTTAGAGATAACACTGCCGCCCACGGAAGCGGTCCGCGGGGAATGGAAAACCCACGGGCAGCTGTCCGTGGGCGTTCGTTTGCCGATCAGGCAATGCTACCGGTGGTTCCGATCTACCGGTGTTTCCGGCGAACGATGCTCGCGAGCGCCGAAACGAACTCACGAAACGCCGACCGGCGCGGGGTGCCGGGGGAATGGCGGGATTCAAGAATCGCGAGCCGATCGACATTCTTGCGGCGTTTGTCGCGGTGGTACCCCTCGTACGAACGGTTGGGGCGACGATAGACGTTAAACACTCCCTTGAGCGACACGGTGACTGCTCCCTCATCGCGACCCGACCAGCGTCGGGCAGGCGGTTGGTAAAGGTGACGCCTGATCTTAGCACAGGTTCGACGCCGGCCAACGGGAGAATCTCCCTCGCGCCAGCCCGACACGCAATTCAAGGGTGTACGGGAACGGCGCGCGGCTCGGTGCCGGCGGGCAACGCGGCGGCGGATTCACTTACGCCGGCGGCGGCTGTCGCGTTCGGTAACACGACCGGCCCGCTCTGGGCAGTCGCCAGCCCGGCATCGACGAGCTTGCCGCGCGGCCAAGGCTGCCGAACCAGATCGAGCACCAGGCATACCGTGACCTTGATGACATAATACAGCCCGTCGAAGAGCCTGATGCTGCTCTGCCCGGTCTTACGGTGCCGCATCTGTACGCCGAGCTCGCTGATGCGATAGCCCGACCGGTGCAGCAGCAGGATGACTTCGGGTTCGGGGTAGTCTTCGGGGTACCAATGGGCGAAGGCGCGGATCACCCGCCGATTGGCCGCCCGGAAACCGCTGGTGCAGTCGGTGATCGGCAGGCCGGTGAAGGTGCGGATCACGCCCCGCAGAAACCATGCCCCCAGCGCCCGCGACGCGGTTTGCCGGTAATGCACCTTACCGAGGTAGCGCGAGCCGACGACAAAATCGGAGCCGCTTTTGGACAGCTCGTCGATCAGCCGACCGACTTCGCGCGGCCGGTGCTGGCCGTCGCCGTCCACCTGCACGGCGATATCGTATCCGTGCAGCGCGGCGTAGCGATAGCCCGCCTGCATCGCCCCGCCAATGCCCAGGTTGAAGGGCAACGTGACAACGGCGGTCCCTTCGGGCACCTGGCGGACGGTGTCGTCGGTGGAGCCGTCGTCGATCACCAGGATATCGCAGGTCGGCAAGGCCCGGCGCAGCCGAAGAACCAGCCGGCGGACCGAGGCACCTTCATTGAATGCAGGGATGAGCAGCAGACAACGCGACCCCGGCGGCACGCAAAGCGGATGCGGTCGCAGCCCGGGCGAAGTTGTCGGGGAATGGCGCTCCATGGACGGCGGCAATGCCTTGCCCGACATCTTACTCGATGAATCCGGACGCGACGAGAATGAGGCTAACGGTGCGGAAAATGCACGACCACCACGGAGAGCGCTCCTTCGCTGGCGGGCCTGAAACTGCCGTCATGAACAAAAGACCGCCGCGGGAGTCCGCGGCGGTCTTGCTTGATTCGGGGTGGCATGGGCAAGCGAGTACGTTTGCCCATGCCACCCAAACTTTGCTACTCGATCTTCGTTCCGTCCTTCGGGCAGAACTTGGCGCCCGCGGGGACTGGAGCGCCACACTCGGGGCAGAACTTCTTGGCCGTCACCGCGGCCGGAGCCGGTGAGGGCGTGGGTTCCGGCGTTACGGCCGGGGTCGGCGCGGGTGCAACGGCCGGTTGCGGTTCGATCGGCGTCGGGGCAGCGGCCTTTGGCGTCGTCGGTGTCAGGTTCGCCTTGGTGACCTTCGCGAGCTTCGCGTCGAGGTCGGGCAGCATCTTCTTGATCGCGTCATCGAACGCGAGCCGAAGCACGCGGCCGCAGTCGTCTTCGGTCACCGTAATCTGGGCGTCATTCTTCGTGCCAAAACCCATCACCTGGATGCCCATCGAATCGGCCGAGTCGGTGCGGTTGAACTCGGAAAACTGGCTGCACAGGATCTTGCCGGTGGTCGGCTCGACAATGCGGATGTCCACACCGATCTGCGTGTTGATCGCGACGTTCTTCTGA is part of the Humisphaera borealis genome and encodes:
- a CDS encoding glycine zipper domain-containing protein, yielding MQKRTNVVLAFGLLAALVAGTGCSSGAGNGAVIGGASGAGLGAIIGNNSHGRTLEGALIGGAIGTLAGAAIGDSYDRDQRQSRHDDRYYDDSRRGGGVRYERYETRRYEPCPSDYYEYRDYRGYRGGYTEYREYRRY
- a CDS encoding glycosyltransferase family 2 protein, with product MSGKALPPSMERHSPTTSPGLRPHPLCVPPGSRCLLLIPAFNEGASVRRLVLRLRRALPTCDILVIDDGSTDDTVRQVPEGTAVVTLPFNLGIGGAMQAGYRYAALHGYDIAVQVDGDGQHRPREVGRLIDELSKSGSDFVVGSRYLGKVHYRQTASRALGAWFLRGVIRTFTGLPITDCTSGFRAANRRVIRAFAHWYPEDYPEPEVILLLHRSGYRISELGVQMRHRKTGQSSIRLFDGLYYVIKVTVCLVLDLVRQPWPRGKLVDAGLATAQSGPVVLPNATAAAGVSESAAALPAGTEPRAVPVHP
- a CDS encoding alpha/beta hydrolase; the encoded protein is MSPYLSLTLLMLAAGGLLLLAVVHLMARALTRPPRMTDGKAMHILLRLTPKDVGLRFEPTTFEVRDVIADGKLKLAAWWMAADEASQKTVVVVHGYADAKVGALAWAPVWHELGFNILAVDLRAHGDSEGVLCTGGFAERHDLEQVVHQLVAGKPQETRTLMLFGVSLGAAAVAGTAALLAPIDGPAAAPPLLAGVVLESPFADFRSASMAHFDLLGLPGGRIAWLALRHAERLTSARFDDVRPVDLIGRIGCPLLVLAASNDAYLDAEESADIERAVAARPATAGPSVYRRFEGVEHLMAVIAEPNDYRETLRSFVDRADR
- a CDS encoding DUF3500 domain-containing protein encodes the protein MDRTDRVTSADKAFSSLTTRRDLIKKATGAAMFGAAASAGLFDLVVGRTASAADAVASTTGGGVKVASSETLVAQLYGSLKEEQKKILCFPFDHPLRLKVDNNWTIVKQTMKEALTPDQCDLVKQIFMGLHSPEYAQKVFDQVEHDGSGEGSFSAECAMAMFGEPNASASDAAKNKFEFVLTGRHCTRRCDGNSVEGAAFGGPIFYGHAAQGFNEKPDHPKNAYWYQALRANEVYKALDGKQQKIALLDTPRKEDHTNTVKLTGKKQGLPGIPMSELSKDQQGLVKKVLDDLLAPFRKADADEAMKLVEAGGMENLHMAFFKAGDLGNDGIWDVWQVEGPNMVWYFRGAPHVHTWVNIRDPNVKA
- a CDS encoding nucleotide sugar dehydrogenase, whose protein sequence is MTLPARIADSSAVVAVMGLGYVGLPLLAAFHRAGLPVLGFDIDPAKIDALRRGENYLTHLGKALVSDMVAAGRCEFTADPARLSAADAVIVCVPTPLGKHLEPDLTYITRSTDAIAEHLRPGQLIVLESSTYPRTTRDVMLPRLERGGRVCGKDFYLAYSPEREDPGRKDHSTQTIPKLVGGIDAVSGELAAALYRKAIAQVIPVKSAEVAEAAKILENVYRAVNIALVNEMKVVLTAMGIDVWEVIAAASTKPFGFQAFYPGPGLGGHCIPIDPYYLTWKAREVGMPTRFIELAGEVNRGMPDYVVRRTIEALNTRSKAVRGSRILVLGLAYKPDIDDVRESPSFELIEKLEDLGAEVDYSDPHVPATHKMRKYDLKMASVPLSEATLASYDCVIVSTHHSAFNWQTIADHSKLIVDTRNALSKVRGPREHIVSA